The Halotia branconii CENA392 region TTTAACTATTAATTAAGCAACATAAAGTTAGCAAATACTCTAATACAAGTACTTACTTAAGGTCAGTTACCTAAAGTTTTACGAATAATATAAATATGTTTCAGTGAGAACGTAATATTCGTCTCACTGTTTACCTTCTGAAATAATTTATTTCATCTCCATTTGCTTTTGCTCTTGGCGATGTTTACGTATTAAACCTACACCTAAGGCGGCTAGTCCTGGTATTAAAAGAGGAACAGGAACTTCTTTATGGTTATATCCTTGCTCTGTACTTATTGGTTTTGACCTATTTGAGCTACCTATATTTGTTAGTTTGGGCTTGTTTGAGTTGTTTACATAGGTAGTGCTATTACTTGAGTTTTGGCTACTGGGACTATTTGAATCGCTAGTCCATTTAAACCAGGGTATAAACCCCAAAAACCATTGTATTTCTAAAGACTTTGACGCTTTTGAATTTGCTTGTTCGGTTTTATTTGAGTTAGCTTGAGCTAATACATGAGCTTGAGAAATAAATATTGCACCTGTAGTCATAGAAGTAGCGACTACTATGCTTGCACATACAGTTTTAAATTTCATAAACTGTTATTCTCCTGAGAAATTTTTTATTTAATTTAATTTAAGTATTTGCACCCTTTACAACTATTAATAAAAAATTAGTTGTTGTTCATCCATCTGTAGATATATAAACCTTAAAATCATTGTTAATCCTCTGGATATACAGCAAATTTTAGGTTTATTAGCGTATTTAAACCTAACACTAAATGTCATTTTCTATATCTTTATTTAGCGCCGTTTCTCACCATTTATGCATCTGTAGTTTTGTACAAAATCAATACTGAAGACTAACTTCTAGCTCCTGACTTCTGTTTAATAAAAATGCTGGTCTTTTGCACTCCTCCAGAAGTTTTGTATATCTTCTAAGAAGAACAAATCTAGAACCAAGACTTATAAAAACGACGTAGATCTCAAAAAATAGTTTCTTAGCGATCGCTACTGCGATAAATAAAATGTTTCTAGTTAATTGTTGTAAAAGTATTTTTGCTGGATTTTTGCTGCGTTTTTACTTTGAGCGACTTCAACAATTAACAGAATAATTGCACTATATTAAGGACAATCTTTGTCTTTGGTTTTTGAGTTAGTCATCACCAACAAACACAAGCCAGCCGAGAATATCAGCCTTTGGTAGCTGATATCCTAGCTGTTTGTACTAATTTCTACGGTTGATGAGATGCTAAAAAAGTTTCAACTTCGGCAGGGGTTGGTTGAGAGGCGATCGCTCCTGGTTTAATGGTAGTTAGCGCCCCGACAGCACTAGCGTATGTGACAATACGTTTTGCTGTTTCTGCATCCTTTAATTTGTTGATACCATGTTGCCCTAACTGGTGGATGAAACCTGCTAAGAAACTATCTCCAGCACCGGTTGTATCAACTACAGGGATAGAAAAAGAAGGTAATGTGCCTTCGTTTTCACCCAAACAATAGCCGCAACCGTTTTCTCCATCTGTAATCAAGACTCCCTCAACTGAAGATAGGCGATAAGTGATCGCTCCTGGATCTGCGGTATCAAAAAGCCATTCCGCCTCTTCTTTGGAGAGTTTGAGGAAATCTACTTGCTTAAATATTTCCTGAATTTTTTGCCGAGCGATATTGGCATCTTGCCAAAATACAGGTCGCCAGTTGACATCTAGGACAATTTTAAGGTCATATTTTCCTGCTAGCTCTAAAGCGCGGTGAGTTGCCTGTTCACTGTCAGGATAGGCTAATTCCAAAGTACCCAAAACTAGAAAATCTGCTTCTTGAAATAGCGAATCTGGCATTTGCTTGGCTTGCAGGTGAGTATCGGCAAATTCGGCGGTGTCATACTGACCGAATCCGGCAAAAGTGCGATCGCCTGCTAGATCTCGCACTACATAAACCTGCCGCGTTGGTGCTGTAGGATGGCGTTGCACCCCAGTTGTATCTACACCTACTTCTTGTAATAATTTTATCAGTGCATTTCCTGGTTCATCTTCACCAACAGCTCCAATAAATCCTGTTGGGGTTCCCAACTTCACTAAACCACAAGCTACGTTAGCTGGTGCGCCCCCTGGATAAGGAGTCCAGGATTTTACTTCTTCTAGCTTTAGACCTAGTTGATCGGCTAAACAATCAAACAAAATTTCACCGAGGCACAAAACACGGGGATTGCTCATCTTATTTTAGATTTTCTTTCAGTATAAAATCTATAACAATCTTGGTTCATCTGTCGCCAGTTTTTAATAGAATAAAATGGCAATTTTTGCTACTCCTAGAAGATGTATATGCTCCTAATTTATATTTACTTATTTCGGTAATATACCTTAGTTAAATTTTTGGTAACGTGCTAATTTTTACTAAATTTTTGATAGAACTACTTTTAAGCTGAAATATAAAGAAAATATTGTCAATCGTATTACTGTCAACACTTGAAACGCTCACCAGCAAAAGAATCTTCTAGAATTAAAAAGAGCGATTAAGTACATATACCAAGGGAGGATAAAATAGTCATGGCTGGTGGCGAGTCTCAGACCCCTGTTAGTCTGTCAGACAGAGAACTGCAAATTATCGATTTAGTGGCCGCTGGCTTAACTAACCAAGATATTGCAGGGAAACTGGAAATTAGCAAGCGAACAGTTGATAACCATATCAGCAACATTCTCACCAAAACTCAGACGGAAAATCGAGTGGCTCTTGTCCGCTGGGCTTTGCAGTGGGGAAAAGTTTGCTTGAATGATGTCAATTGCTGTACTTTACCTAACCAGACTGATTAGACAATTTGCAAGTTAGAGATGCGATCAACAACGTTTGGCAGACGAAGCGCGATCGCGTCTAGAATCTCGATCAACTTTGTCTGGCAAGTAGTCAAGCCAATTTTGAAAGTTTACTTTTGTATTCGTGTGGACTCTTAGCGTAAATTCCTATTGGCATCAGGGAATGGGAAGCAGAGGAGGCAGAGGAGCAGGGAGCAGGGGGAAAAGGAGAAAGAGCTAATTTTTCTTCATCCCTCTTTCACCCCGCACCCCGAAGTTGCTCTACTTGGTGAGGCAGCCCGCAGAAAGTTGTTCCAACAAAGAGGAGCCAGCGCGGTCATGGGGGTTTCCATGCCACTTGCGGGACTCGGGGGGAACCCCCGCAACGCAGTGGCTCCCCAGGAGCGACTGGCGTTGGACTGCCGTTAGCGTAGCGATAGCGAGCTTGCGAGCGTCACCCGGAGGGGGAGACCCCAAGACCGCACTTCTCTTCTGCCCCAATTCCTCTTCTACATGCCCCATGCCCCACGCCCCATATTCAAATCATCAACAAAAATTAGCAACAATCCTTTGCCTCAAGCGCTACATTTGTAGGAAATCTATAATTGCTCCATCGACTTGGAAAGCAGTGTTCCTATGAATACTTCTGCTTCTGTTAAAGGTGGCTTGCCTTCCTTTGACTTTTTTAGTTTCGATTTGACAATACCTTTGTCTTGGCAAGTAACCAGTCAAGACAATTTGATTTCTGACTTTCCGCAATCTACGCAAGATGCGGAGTTACTCAAGCAGCTGTCATTTATTCCAGGGTTGAAAGAAATGATCACGCTGCGGCAGGTTCATGCCTTAGAACATGCTACTGTTTGGGTTCTCAGCGAATCAAAAATTGCCCATCCCCCCACGGTCAGACCCCCCAAGATTCAAGTTGATGACGAATTATTAAGTGGATTGTCTACAGAGCAGGGATTTTACCTTTATGGTGAAGTGAATATTAGCGATTTGCGACGTGCCGTTACCCTAGGTTTACATCGTCTTACCAGTGGTGAATGGGATTTAGCTGTACATCCTCGTTGTGGTACAAACTTATCGGTGGCGATGCTGTTGACCGCTGGACTAGCTGTGGGTGTGCATCTTTTGTTACCATTTCGACCGATTGAGCAATTAATCGGTTTGGGATTAGCAGCTACGACAGCAGCGGAAATTTCAGCAGATTTAGGTTCTATAGCACAACGTTATGTAACTACTGCCATTCCTTTTAACCTGAGAATTGAGAATATTACTCGCACATCTGACAGTTGGGGACGTGAGGCGCACTTTGTCAAGGTGAACTGGCAAGATTGACTGTAAAAAGTTTTTCAATTATCTCCTCAAATTAGTTGCAAAGATTTAATAATATTATTTTACGAATCATTCGTGAGCAACCAGATCCCCGACTTCTTTGAGAAGTCGGGGATCTGGCCTCTAATAAGCTAACCTACATGTTAGTAAATTTTAAAGGTTAAAATAATGAGAAAGCTTTACTTTTTACTGCCAGGAACTGACGGTAAATTTGCTTGTGGTGGTCTGTGGGCAGAGTTAAAAACAGTGCATCTCGTTCAACAGATATGTAGTGCTGAAGTGGTGACTTATCGTCAACGAGAACAAGACAAGCTTTTTCTAGATGATTTGCTCAAGCAGCCAAAATTAGATGATGTAATTTTTGTGATTAGCTGGGGATTTGATATTGCTAAGCTTGTTACAAAACTCAAATCCTATAATGTTGTTTATCATGCCCACAGTACGGGTTACAAATTCCAAATTCCTGCAAGTATTCCGATCATGGCTGTGAGCCGTAATACGATGGGATATTGGGGGCAACAGTCTCCTAACTCTTTGATTTATTATTTACCTAATCAGATTAGTAACGAATTTCAAAATTTTCATTTAGAACGAGATATTGATGTTTTGGTGCAAGCACGGAAATCTTCTGAGTATTTAATTAAAGAATTGATTCCATCATTGCAGCAGCAATGTCAAGTATGTGTAGTCGAGTCTTACGTAGAGGATTTACCTGGACTATTTAATCGAGCTAAAGTTTACCTCTATGACTCTGCTGAATATTGGGCGCAACAGCGTGTGAGTGAAGGTTTTGGGCTGCAACCAATGGAAGCTTTAGCCTGTGGATGTCAAGTCTTCTCTAGTGTGAATGGTGGACTCTCAGATTACTTAGATCCGGGATTTAATTGTTATAAAATTGCTGGATATTCTCAAGAGTATGATATTCAAAGAATCATGAAATTACTAAATCATCCTACATCACTAGGTTTATCTGAAGAGTTTTTTGTAGAGCATCGGACTGAAAATATTATTCAGCGTTTGCAAGTAATTTTAGATCAACTCAACGATTTTTTTGACCACAAAGCTCATCATCCTAACAATATTAAAGGTTTATCCAGAAGACGTATAGTAAAATTACTTACTCAAAGGATATTTGGAAAGTTAAAGAAGAAATATTTCTAGGGATTGTTACGGTATTTTGCTCTAACTTTAGATGAAAGTAAAACTCGTAGTACATTAGATCTGCTCTAACTGTTAAGTCTATTTTTTGTCAATAACTATGTGTTTTACTGCTAACTCCGGATAACATAGAATTGCACTTGCAAGTATCCTCCAAGGAGTTTAATAATGAAACATCCACTTCTGAGTTTATTGGCTGTGATTAGTGCGATCGCTTTCGCTCATCCTGCTTATGCCAACGAAGAAAATGTCCCTCCTATGATCACTGAGCGTCATCAAGCTGCTGTTCTTGTTACTGAACCAGTTACTATTAATAGTGGTACAAATAATGCCCTTGATCGAACTAATAATCTCAACCAAGCTGCTGAGGAGATTGGTTCAGCCCGTGCGGGAGAATGCCCCAAGGTTAATCCTCTGGATTTGATTAACAATCCGGCAGATATCTTGAAGCCACCATGCCAGAACCAAAATCCTCAACGTTCTGCTGAACCAGTGGAATATTTTAAAGTACCGCGACTCGATTCTGGTATTAGTGTGACAGTCACTAAATTTTGATAAATGTTAATAAAAAATGAACTAAAAAATTATATTCTCTAATCTCTCGAAGCATTGAAGATTAACTTTTGGGTATAGATTCAACTTAGTCCTAATAGAATAATTACAATTCCATGACTAAATTTCAAATCGATATTGACTTCAGTAGTGTAGATTTAGCGTCTCTAGAGACGGAAGAAGATTTCCAGAGAGAGGCAAAAATATTACTACCTCAAGCACTCTTTAAAGTAGGCGAAACTGTCGGTGAAAAGACATGGGAGGAATTAAATAAAAGTCTGAAAGAACCAGGAATGAAGCAAAAATCTTCTCAAAGCGAGAAACGGAGATTTATTCAAGAAACAGGAAGAACTTATCAGCGAAAAGCAAGTAGTCGAGAAAAACAAGAATTGGAAGAATATATAATAGAACAATTACGTATTCACCAGAAACAATAAGTTACTTCGCTCTAATTTTTCTTCTATTCAGTTGGAATTAATATTTATCAATATTTTAGTCAGAAGCTTTCAGAGTGTACTGTAAGATACGATCGCTTGTCTTAAAAGTAGTATTAGATATGGAAATAATCTTTAGAAGCATCTGCATTATGTAGCAAGAAGCAGAGGAGCAACTTCGCACAGACAGGAGGTAAAAACATTACTACTATTGACATTTACAATCTTGCTATAAAAGCGATCGCAGAGGATTTTTTTAGCAAATTAGTAGAGTTGGATGACTGAGTACAAATATCAAATCAATCGGTGACGCACAAATTGCTATCAGTAAAGATGAATCAAGTGTCTCCCATATCAATTGCTCAGTTAACAGATATACATCTGTTTGCGTCAGAAAATCAACGACTCTTAGGAATGCCCACAACAGAGTCTTTTCAAACAGTTATAGAACGATTAAAAAAGCTACAACCTGAACTTGATTTACTATTACTAACAGGAGATTTATCTGGTGATGGTACAACTGCATCATACGAAAATCTACAAACCCTACTAAATCCGCTGCAAATACCTACTTACTGGTTGC contains the following coding sequences:
- a CDS encoding helix-turn-helix domain-containing protein, with translation MAGGESQTPVSLSDRELQIIDLVAAGLTNQDIAGKLEISKRTVDNHISNILTKTQTENRVALVRWALQWGKVCLNDVNCCTLPNQTD
- a CDS encoding DUF6391 domain-containing protein; amino-acid sequence: MNTSASVKGGLPSFDFFSFDLTIPLSWQVTSQDNLISDFPQSTQDAELLKQLSFIPGLKEMITLRQVHALEHATVWVLSESKIAHPPTVRPPKIQVDDELLSGLSTEQGFYLYGEVNISDLRRAVTLGLHRLTSGEWDLAVHPRCGTNLSVAMLLTAGLAVGVHLLLPFRPIEQLIGLGLAATTAAEISADLGSIAQRYVTTAIPFNLRIENITRTSDSWGREAHFVKVNWQD
- a CDS encoding carbohydrate kinase family protein, which encodes MSNPRVLCLGEILFDCLADQLGLKLEEVKSWTPYPGGAPANVACGLVKLGTPTGFIGAVGEDEPGNALIKLLQEVGVDTTGVQRHPTAPTRQVYVVRDLAGDRTFAGFGQYDTAEFADTHLQAKQMPDSLFQEADFLVLGTLELAYPDSEQATHRALELAGKYDLKIVLDVNWRPVFWQDANIARQKIQEIFKQVDFLKLSKEEAEWLFDTADPGAITYRLSSVEGVLITDGENGCGYCLGENEGTLPSFSIPVVDTTGAGDSFLAGFIHQLGQHGINKLKDAETAKRIVTYASAVGALTTIKPGAIASQPTPAEVETFLASHQP
- a CDS encoding glycosyltransferase; this translates as MRKLYFLLPGTDGKFACGGLWAELKTVHLVQQICSAEVVTYRQREQDKLFLDDLLKQPKLDDVIFVISWGFDIAKLVTKLKSYNVVYHAHSTGYKFQIPASIPIMAVSRNTMGYWGQQSPNSLIYYLPNQISNEFQNFHLERDIDVLVQARKSSEYLIKELIPSLQQQCQVCVVESYVEDLPGLFNRAKVYLYDSAEYWAQQRVSEGFGLQPMEALACGCQVFSSVNGGLSDYLDPGFNCYKIAGYSQEYDIQRIMKLLNHPTSLGLSEEFFVEHRTENIIQRLQVILDQLNDFFDHKAHHPNNIKGLSRRRIVKLLTQRIFGKLKKKYF